A genomic window from Candidatus Binatia bacterium includes:
- a CDS encoding rhomboid family intramembrane serine protease, giving the protein MDEDLDDGLVAVLHGVPESRLLEVLALLGSEGIEADYRARDGAILVAPLDENAARRTLVDVDLSPPEPEPDKDREPTVVWSRRGTNALFAVVLVCAAVFWSTHLSGEAVTRARMLAHGAISWSLVESGELWRLLAAVFIHFDGAHILTNMLTLALIGPPLSHHLGAGRFLIVFVVSGVAGNVLSHFMVPTVGLKAGASGAVAGVLGALAGQTLRPEFRGPFRRWQVLGALGAVYALLVGAGPGKDNAAHAGGLLAGLLLGRLLTPLEARSEKPPPEGDDPVLTGPPG; this is encoded by the coding sequence ATGGACGAGGATCTCGACGATGGCCTCGTCGCCGTACTGCACGGCGTGCCCGAGAGCCGCCTCCTAGAGGTCCTGGCCCTTCTGGGCTCCGAGGGGATCGAGGCCGACTACCGTGCCCGCGACGGCGCGATCCTGGTTGCGCCGCTGGACGAGAACGCGGCCCGCCGCACGCTCGTCGACGTCGACCTCTCGCCGCCTGAACCCGAGCCCGACAAGGACAGGGAACCGACCGTGGTCTGGTCCCGGCGCGGGACGAACGCTCTGTTCGCGGTCGTCCTCGTCTGCGCGGCGGTGTTCTGGAGCACTCACCTCTCGGGCGAGGCGGTGACCCGCGCCCGGATGCTCGCCCACGGCGCGATCTCCTGGAGCCTGGTCGAGAGCGGCGAGCTCTGGCGGCTCCTCGCAGCCGTGTTCATCCACTTCGACGGCGCCCACATCCTCACGAACATGCTGACGCTAGCCCTGATCGGGCCGCCCCTCTCCCACCATCTCGGTGCGGGCCGCTTCCTCATCGTCTTTGTGGTGTCCGGGGTCGCGGGCAACGTGCTGAGCCACTTCATGGTACCGACCGTCGGCCTCAAGGCGGGCGCCTCCGGCGCGGTCGCCGGGGTCCTCGGGGCCCTCGCGGGGCAGACGCTTCGACCCGAATTCCGGGGCCCGTTCCGCCGCTGGCAGGTCTTGGGGGCCCTGGGCGCCGTCTACGCGCTCCTGGTCGGCGCGGGGCCAGGGAAAGACAACGCGGCCCACGCGGGTGGACTCCTCGCAGGGCTCCTCCTGGGGCGACTCCTGACGCCTCTGGAAGCACGCT